GCTCGCCAAGGAGCCGTAACGCCCGCCGGCACGGAGGGCTGCGGCcggggggggtctgggggctccCCGCGCGGTCTGGGGGCTCCCCGCGGGCTCGGGGGTCCCCTCACGCCTCGGGCCGCAGGCACAGGTCCTTGTAGGCGGCCTCCACGGTGCGGCAGACCTGCTGCAGCTCGGCCTCGGCCTGCCGCACGCGCTCCATCACCTCGGCCAGCTCGTGCAGCCGCTCCTGGATCTGCTCGTTGTGCAGGCTGTagagctggaagagctgctcctccagctgctcggCCAGGTCGGACAcctgccaggaaaaaaaggaggcgggggggggggaaaaacaaaaatcgGGCCACTGGGGACAGGGGGCGGAGGCGCTGGCAGCGCCGCAGGCAcagccggccccggcccccgggggggAGGCAGCTGCGGCCGCCGCGCTGGCACCGCTCCCGGCACGGCTTGGCCGGCGCCGCCGCCAGCTGCGCCCGCGGTAGCCGGAGCAGCGGCCGCGGTAGCCACCGAGCGCGGGGTCCCCACAGCCGCAGCTGCCGGGGCCTGGCTGCCATCTGCGCGCGGGGGGCGCAGGAGGGACGGGAGCCCCCCCCGGGCctccccccccggtccccctCCTGTCTGCGGGGATGGCAGAGGGAGCAAAGTCCAGCGCGGCACGCGGCCAAGCAAGGACGCCGAGGCCAGGCGGCAGCAGCGCGGGGACGGGGGGCGGGCAGCGTCCCCTCCGCCCCCTAAAGCAGAtctggaggcagctgcagccgccccgggggggccgggcccccTC
This is a stretch of genomic DNA from Oxyura jamaicensis isolate SHBP4307 breed ruddy duck unplaced genomic scaffold, BPBGC_Ojam_1.0 oxyUn_random_OJ71154, whole genome shotgun sequence. It encodes these proteins:
- the SYCE2 gene encoding synaptonemal complex central element protein 2 yields the protein MSGFRESLLLKVSDLAEQLEEQLFQLYSLHNEQIQERLHELAEVMERVRQAEAELQQVCRTVEAAYKDLCLRPEA